The following proteins are co-located in the Flammeovirga kamogawensis genome:
- a CDS encoding TonB-dependent receptor family protein: MNKKIAFIFSILSFVLFTSVFANDPLKQGSISGKVTESETNQIVEYATVSVFEKVSRKLIGGTITSAEGVFQIKNIPEGLYTVEITFIGFQKTVIDDVEISKTSSSKNLGNVVLSTDAEVLDAVEVVGTKNSIQYDIDKKIVNVGTQFASMSGTAVDILENLPSVSVDGDGNVSLRGSSGFTVLIDGRPSVLDASEALQQIPASTIENIELITNPSAKYDPDGTAGIINIITKKNKLEGVNGVFNVNGGMYGRVGADFLLNFKKKKWNYYIGANYNKRPGPGSYKSERITNSNDTASYVISEGDRERTFEVAGIQGGVEYAISDNDFIKFSGRIGDFKMYGGMDADFYEYQRIGGGENPINENRYISSEYWERGGLYYSANLNYQHKFAKKGHVLDAQVDYGGRDMTESSKNELYQKDSNGNVAETPSSGQRSTEIGPGGRLRAKIDYTLPIGATDKIEAGWQTRLNKSEDVNEVYNYDVATGDYIFAPDFSFTTQYTQTIHSLYGTYAGRIGKFGYQGGLRAEYTGRNINLKGQEEDFPVDQWNIFPTIHLSYNLPKDDQLMLSYSRRIERPRGYYLEPFVTWQDAFNVRRGNPALLPENIDSFDFGYLKNLGDKATVSLDSYYRMTHNKIERVQSVYEEGVILHTYENVGTDYALGLELSLNFQPFTWWTMDIMGNLYDYRVEGELEGESFDRQSLNWSSRFNNTFKLGKGTSIQVNNRYTGETVTAQGRNEGYFMMTAAVKQSLLKRKLSLTVSMNDVLGTARRKSYSEGIGFNNYTEDFRYPHVVTATLTYRLNNFKPSRRGGDGGGMDF; this comes from the coding sequence ATGAATAAAAAAATAGCATTCATTTTTTCAATACTTTCTTTCGTTCTTTTTACATCTGTATTTGCAAACGACCCTTTAAAACAAGGGTCAATTTCTGGAAAAGTGACAGAATCTGAGACAAATCAGATAGTAGAATATGCCACAGTAAGTGTATTTGAAAAAGTATCTCGAAAATTAATTGGCGGTACAATTACTTCTGCTGAAGGTGTGTTTCAAATTAAAAATATTCCAGAAGGTCTATATACTGTTGAAATTACTTTTATAGGATTTCAGAAAACTGTTATTGATGACGTAGAGATATCTAAAACATCATCTTCTAAGAATTTAGGAAATGTAGTACTTTCTACTGATGCTGAGGTATTAGATGCTGTTGAGGTTGTAGGAACAAAAAATTCTATTCAGTATGATATTGATAAAAAGATAGTAAACGTGGGAACTCAGTTTGCATCTATGTCTGGTACGGCTGTTGATATTTTAGAGAATTTACCTTCTGTTTCTGTAGATGGAGATGGAAATGTAAGTTTAAGAGGGTCTTCAGGATTTACAGTTTTAATTGATGGTAGACCATCTGTATTAGATGCTTCTGAAGCTCTACAACAAATTCCTGCAAGTACTATTGAAAATATTGAATTAATAACGAACCCTTCTGCAAAATATGATCCAGATGGTACTGCCGGTATTATTAATATTATTACTAAAAAGAATAAGCTAGAAGGTGTTAATGGCGTTTTTAATGTAAATGGTGGTATGTATGGCCGTGTAGGTGCTGATTTCCTGCTTAACTTTAAAAAGAAGAAGTGGAATTATTACATCGGAGCAAACTACAATAAACGTCCAGGGCCTGGCTCTTATAAATCTGAACGAATTACAAATTCAAATGATACAGCTTCTTATGTAATTTCTGAAGGAGATAGAGAGCGTACTTTTGAAGTTGCTGGTATTCAAGGTGGGGTTGAATATGCTATTTCGGATAATGATTTCATCAAATTTTCTGGTAGAATAGGTGACTTTAAAATGTATGGAGGAATGGATGCTGATTTTTATGAGTATCAAAGAATTGGTGGTGGTGAAAACCCGATAAATGAAAATAGATACATTAGTAGCGAATATTGGGAAAGAGGCGGATTGTATTATTCTGCAAACTTAAACTATCAACATAAATTTGCTAAAAAAGGACACGTTCTTGATGCTCAAGTAGATTATGGCGGACGTGATATGACAGAGAGTTCTAAAAACGAATTATACCAAAAAGATAGTAATGGAAATGTGGCAGAAACACCTTCAAGTGGGCAACGTTCTACAGAAATTGGACCGGGTGGAAGATTAAGAGCCAAAATAGATTATACTTTACCAATTGGAGCAACTGACAAAATAGAGGCAGGGTGGCAAACACGCTTGAATAAAAGTGAAGATGTAAATGAAGTTTACAATTATGATGTGGCTACTGGAGATTATATTTTTGCACCTGACTTTAGTTTTACAACTCAATACACCCAAACTATTCATTCTCTTTATGGTACTTACGCTGGTAGAATTGGAAAATTTGGCTACCAAGGTGGTTTAAGAGCGGAGTACACAGGGAGAAACATTAACTTAAAAGGACAAGAAGAAGACTTTCCTGTTGACCAATGGAACATTTTTCCAACAATTCACTTATCTTATAATCTTCCTAAGGACGATCAATTAATGTTGAGCTATTCTCGCAGAATTGAACGTCCTAGGGGGTATTATTTAGAGCCATTTGTAACTTGGCAAGATGCCTTTAACGTAAGACGAGGTAACCCTGCTTTATTACCTGAAAATATTGATTCTTTTGATTTTGGATACCTAAAAAATCTAGGAGATAAAGCAACTGTATCTTTAGATTCTTATTACCGAATGACTCACAATAAGATTGAACGTGTACAAAGTGTGTATGAAGAAGGAGTAATATTACATACCTATGAAAATGTAGGTACTGATTATGCATTAGGACTAGAACTTTCTTTAAATTTCCAACCATTTACTTGGTGGACCATGGATATAATGGGTAACCTATATGATTACAGAGTAGAGGGAGAGTTAGAAGGAGAAAGCTTTGATCGTCAGAGTTTAAACTGGAGTAGTCGTTTTAACAATACATTTAAGTTAGGAAAAGGGACTTCTATTCAAGTAAATAATAGATATACTGGTGAAACAGTGACGGCTCAGGGTAGAAATGAAGGTTACTTTATGATGACTGCAGCTGTAAAGCAGAGCTTATTGAAAAGAAAATTATCACTTACAGTTTCTATGAACGATGTTCTTGGTACTGCAAGAAGAAAAAGTTACTCAGAAGGTATAGGTTTTAATAATTATACTGAAGATTTTAGATATCCTCATGTAGTTACTGCAACTTTAACGTATAGATTGAATAACTTTAAGCCATCTCGTAGAGGTGGTGATGGTGGTGGAATGGATTTCTAA
- a CDS encoding response regulator transcription factor produces the protein MKLLLIEDNEALSEGVISAFKDQKISIEWVSTLEEARDKIGVYEYDILVVDLGLPDGNGLDIVKLIKQVDPNAGVLIVTARDSIDDKVLGLDLGADDYITKPFHMAELIARVRSLFRRKKFKGSNDIIIKELKVDILSKNVSVNNIPLELTKKEYDLLIYFLYNKDKMLTKENIAEHLWGDHVDQADSFDFIYSHIKNLRKKLQKSGGVDRIKSVYGMGYKFSTSL, from the coding sequence ATGAAATTATTGTTGATAGAAGACAATGAAGCATTATCAGAAGGGGTAATATCTGCATTTAAAGACCAGAAAATTAGCATTGAGTGGGTAAGTACACTCGAAGAGGCTAGGGATAAAATTGGTGTTTATGAATACGATATCTTAGTGGTAGATCTAGGTTTACCAGATGGTAATGGTTTGGATATTGTCAAACTAATCAAACAAGTTGATCCAAATGCTGGAGTCCTTATCGTTACTGCTAGAGATAGTATAGACGATAAGGTACTTGGGCTAGATCTTGGTGCTGACGACTACATTACAAAGCCATTTCATATGGCAGAATTAATAGCTAGAGTTCGTTCTCTTTTCAGAAGAAAAAAATTTAAAGGGAGTAATGATATTATAATCAAGGAATTGAAAGTAGATATTTTATCTAAAAATGTTTCTGTCAATAATATTCCCTTAGAACTCACTAAAAAGGAGTATGATTTATTGATCTACTTCCTTTATAATAAAGATAAAATGCTTACAAAAGAGAATATTGCAGAGCATTTGTGGGGCGACCATGTTGACCAAGCCGATAGCTTTGACTTTATTTATTCTCACATAAAAAACTTACGAAAAAAACTTCAGAAATCTGGTGGTGTAGATAGAATAAAATCTGTTTATGGCATGGGATATAAGTTTTCCACTTCTCTATAA